From a region of the Toxotes jaculatrix isolate fToxJac2 chromosome 7, fToxJac2.pri, whole genome shotgun sequence genome:
- the mtx3 gene encoding metaxin-3 isoform X2, with translation MAAAMELRCWGGDWGLPSVHTESLIVLAYAKFSGAKVTVSPIDWTWKTLTATVPELLCGDSAVQEPTQILNFLRKQRFNADYELTARQGADTMAYIALLEEKLRPALLHTFWVDAENYANLTRPWFASRSPFPLNFLVPSRHANIALSRILLTKGEAPLHRITEVEGKIYSDAKECLNLLSYRLGTANYYFGNSPTSLDAFVFGFVAPLHKASLPSSPLQSHLRHLDNLTRFCDTVLAVYFSSDHPYG, from the exons ATGGCGGCTGCCATGGAGCTGAGATGCTGGGGAGGAGACTGGGGTTTGCCTTCTGTCCACACCGAGTCCCTCATAGTTCTG GCATACGCCAAGTTTTCTGGGGCAAAAGTCACAGTTTCTCCTATTGACTGGACATGGAAAACTCTAACAG ccacagttCCAGAGTTGCTTTGTGGAGACTCTGCAGTTCAAGAACCAACACAGATACTCAACTTCCTGAGAAAACAG agGTTTAATGCAGACTATGAGCTGACAGCCAGACAAGGAGCAGACACCATGGCATACATCGCTCTGCTTGAAGAGAAATTGCGACCAGCTCTG TTACACACTTTCTGGGTGGATGCGGAAAACTATGCCAATCTGACACGACCGTGGTTTGCATCCCGCTCGCCATTCCCTCTTAACTTTCTCGTCCCTAGTCGCCATGCCAACATCGCCCTCTCCCGCATCCTTTTAACCAAAGGAGAGGCGCCACTACACAGAATCACTGAGGTGGAGGGAAAG ATTTACAGTGATGCTAAAGAGTGCCTGAACCTCCTCTCCTACAGACTGGGAACAGCCAACTACTACTTTGGCAACTC GCCGACCAGTCTGGATGCCTTTGTATTTGGTTTTGTGGCTCCACTCCATAAAGCCAGTCTTCCCAGCAGCCCCCTGCAGAGCCACCTCAGACATCTGGATAATCTCACACGCTTCTGTGACACCGTCCTCGCAGTCTACTTCAGCTCAGACCACCCTT ATGGATGA
- the mtx3 gene encoding metaxin-3 isoform X1: MAAAMELRCWGGDWGLPSVHTESLIVLAYAKFSGAKVTVSPIDWTWKTLTATVPELLCGDSAVQEPTQILNFLRKQRFNADYELTARQGADTMAYIALLEEKLRPALLHTFWVDAENYANLTRPWFASRSPFPLNFLVPSRHANIALSRILLTKGEAPLHRITEVEGKIYSDAKECLNLLSYRLGTANYYFGNSPTSLDAFVFGFVAPLHKASLPSSPLQSHLRHLDNLTRFCDTVLAVYFSSDHPCPPPPVQETVDANLQKLTQLVNKESNLIEKMDDNLRSSPQHKPHRPDPKPSLASEKNSTPA, encoded by the exons ATGGCGGCTGCCATGGAGCTGAGATGCTGGGGAGGAGACTGGGGTTTGCCTTCTGTCCACACCGAGTCCCTCATAGTTCTG GCATACGCCAAGTTTTCTGGGGCAAAAGTCACAGTTTCTCCTATTGACTGGACATGGAAAACTCTAACAG ccacagttCCAGAGTTGCTTTGTGGAGACTCTGCAGTTCAAGAACCAACACAGATACTCAACTTCCTGAGAAAACAG agGTTTAATGCAGACTATGAGCTGACAGCCAGACAAGGAGCAGACACCATGGCATACATCGCTCTGCTTGAAGAGAAATTGCGACCAGCTCTG TTACACACTTTCTGGGTGGATGCGGAAAACTATGCCAATCTGACACGACCGTGGTTTGCATCCCGCTCGCCATTCCCTCTTAACTTTCTCGTCCCTAGTCGCCATGCCAACATCGCCCTCTCCCGCATCCTTTTAACCAAAGGAGAGGCGCCACTACACAGAATCACTGAGGTGGAGGGAAAG ATTTACAGTGATGCTAAAGAGTGCCTGAACCTCCTCTCCTACAGACTGGGAACAGCCAACTACTACTTTGGCAACTC GCCGACCAGTCTGGATGCCTTTGTATTTGGTTTTGTGGCTCCACTCCATAAAGCCAGTCTTCCCAGCAGCCCCCTGCAGAGCCACCTCAGACATCTGGATAATCTCACACGCTTCTGTGACACCGTCCTCGCAGTCTACTTCAGCTCAGACCACCCTT GTCCTCCCCCACCTGTTCAGGAAACAGTGGATGCCAATCTTCAGAAACTAACTCAGCTTGTAAACAAAGAGTCCAACTTAATAGAAAAG ATGGATGATAACCTTCGCAGCAGCCCTCAGCACAAACCCCACAGACCAGACCCCAAACCCAGTCTGGCCAGTGAGAAGAACTCTACCCCTGCCTAA